One window of the Procambarus clarkii isolate CNS0578487 chromosome 89, FALCON_Pclarkii_2.0, whole genome shotgun sequence genome contains the following:
- the LOC123773349 gene encoding protein FMC1 homolog translates to MTSSALKIQTLRSLIRELRRSLPEHETLKHSPAFSYIIDQYRRNALTDQQYCREQEEMAHLAQTYATYLESSRKYMELYSEYYSHGEKTVKETADMVGFKLPNDPYKDV, encoded by the exons ATGACATCATCTGCCTTAAAGATTCAAACCCTGAGAAGTCTTATCCGAGAGCTGCGTAGGTCTCTTCCAGAACATGAGACGTTGAAACACTCCCCAGCCTTTTCCTATATAATTGACCAGTATCGTCGTAATGCTCTCACTGATCAGCAGTACTGCCGTGAGCAGGAAGAGATGGCCCATCTTGCACAGACTTATGCTACATACTTGGAATCCAGCAGAAA ATATATGGAACTGTACAGTGAATATTACAGTCATGGtgaaaaaacagtgaaggaaaCTGCTGATATGGTTGGCTTTAAACTTCCCAATGACCCATATAAAGACGTATGA